In one Neobacillus sp. WH10 genomic region, the following are encoded:
- a CDS encoding 2-phosphosulfolactate phosphatase: MTKIHLLMKKEEIQEEKMADGKKYAVVLDVLLATTTIVSALKDGAKEVIPVLHSNEAMELAKRYQPGECVLAGELDAKPIDGFVYPSPTLISEFIIGKTLILSTTNGTVALRKSSPAKKVYIASLLNNPAVANALGNIPEDQTILVICSGNSGETSLEDFFGAGHLIDCMLKNGECELTDAAKAALYFYRGQYDSYEILIDSYVGRLLDKHNQHADLKVAASKGITPIVPILRDGKVVIESSCSTPSV; this comes from the coding sequence ATGACGAAGATTCACCTTCTCATGAAGAAAGAAGAGATCCAAGAGGAGAAAATGGCAGATGGAAAAAAATATGCAGTTGTCTTAGATGTTCTTCTGGCGACAACAACAATCGTTTCGGCATTAAAGGATGGTGCAAAGGAAGTCATTCCAGTTTTACATAGCAATGAAGCTATGGAACTAGCAAAAAGGTATCAACCGGGTGAATGTGTTCTTGCCGGTGAGCTTGATGCAAAACCAATTGACGGTTTTGTCTATCCTAGTCCAACGTTGATAAGTGAGTTCATCATCGGGAAAACGTTAATTTTATCGACAACAAATGGGACGGTTGCCCTGAGGAAATCGTCTCCTGCGAAGAAGGTCTATATCGCATCACTGCTTAATAATCCGGCTGTTGCCAATGCCCTAGGGAACATCCCTGAAGACCAGACCATCTTGGTTATTTGCTCTGGTAATTCCGGAGAAACAAGTTTAGAAGATTTTTTTGGTGCGGGACATTTAATCGATTGCATGTTGAAAAATGGTGAATGCGAATTAACTGACGCTGCTAAAGCTGCCTTGTATTTTTATCGCGGTCAATATGATTCCTACGAAATTCTGATTGATTCATATGTTGGAAGGCTTTTAGATAAACATAACCAGCATGCCGACTTGAAGGTGGCTGCATCCAAAGGAATCACCCCGATTGTCCCTATATTAAGGGATGGAAAAGTCGTCATAGAATCATCCTGTTCAACTCCCTCAGTTTAA
- a CDS encoding phosphotransferase family protein has translation MCRQMNKDTISVRKGEELNLIVLEKFLRENLESLPENKLEILQFSAGHSNLTYQLKMGDWEAVLRRPPLGPVAPKAHDMEREFKILTELNPIFSVAPKPFLFSKNQTIVGSPFFLMERKNGTVIDTSFPEGADVRKELCQHLSKVMVEKLVELHAIDYKQTGLVEISKPEGFMERQVHGWISRYERAKTDEIAVVDSLKKWLIDHTPKKHESTIIHYDYKLNNTMFNKQFTEMVGLFDWEMTTVGDPLADLGVAMSYWNQSDDPELLINGLGKAPVTAEYEGFFTRNEFINLYAKKSGRDITNFNFYLTFAYFKLAVIGQQIYFRYKKGQTNDHRFANFNHFVKNLILHAANIAEEKL, from the coding sequence ATGTGCCGTCAAATGAATAAAGATACGATCTCAGTTCGGAAGGGTGAAGAATTGAATCTAATTGTTTTGGAAAAGTTTCTACGAGAAAATTTAGAATCTTTGCCGGAGAATAAGCTTGAAATCTTACAATTTTCCGCCGGCCATTCTAATTTAACCTATCAATTAAAGATGGGGGATTGGGAGGCTGTGTTAAGACGTCCTCCACTCGGGCCAGTGGCACCGAAGGCCCATGACATGGAGAGGGAATTCAAGATTCTTACTGAGCTAAATCCTATCTTTTCAGTCGCCCCGAAGCCATTCCTTTTTTCGAAAAATCAGACAATCGTTGGCAGTCCATTTTTTCTTATGGAAAGAAAAAATGGCACAGTTATTGATACATCTTTCCCTGAAGGGGCCGACGTTAGGAAGGAACTCTGTCAGCACCTCTCGAAAGTGATGGTCGAAAAACTTGTGGAATTACATGCCATTGACTATAAACAGACTGGACTAGTAGAAATTAGCAAGCCAGAGGGATTTATGGAAAGGCAGGTCCATGGCTGGATCAGCCGGTATGAACGGGCGAAAACCGATGAAATTGCTGTTGTTGATTCCTTGAAAAAATGGCTCATCGATCATACACCCAAAAAACATGAGTCGACGATTATTCATTATGATTATAAATTAAACAACACAATGTTTAATAAGCAGTTCACAGAAATGGTGGGATTATTTGATTGGGAGATGACCACCGTCGGAGATCCGCTTGCAGACCTCGGTGTCGCAATGAGTTATTGGAATCAGAGCGATGATCCTGAGCTTTTAATTAACGGCCTTGGGAAGGCTCCAGTTACCGCAGAATATGAAGGATTTTTCACAAGAAATGAATTTATCAATCTTTATGCGAAAAAAAGCGGCCGGGATATTACTAATTTCAACTTCTACTTAACATTTGCTTATTTTAAGCTCGCTGTCATTGGCCAGCAAATTTATTTTCGCTATAAAAAAGGGCAAACCAATGACCATCGGTTTGCTAACTTTAATCACTTTGTAAAAAATCTAATTCTGCACGCAGCTAATATTGCTGAAGAAAAGCTGTAA
- a CDS encoding thioesterase family protein — protein MHEIHVTVRFSETDALGHINNTSYFIYLEEARIRFMEWLGFKMDIQNWNFILASTKCDFISQGYFGQELSIKTYVTKIGTKSFQLEHDLIAVQTNELIARGNAIMVFFDFEKQKSESIPEMVKEELRNHLVHS, from the coding sequence ATGCATGAGATACATGTTACAGTGCGTTTCAGTGAAACAGATGCACTCGGACATATTAACAACACAAGTTATTTTATTTACCTTGAGGAGGCACGTATTCGTTTTATGGAGTGGTTAGGATTTAAAATGGATATCCAAAATTGGAATTTTATCCTGGCTTCCACGAAATGTGATTTTATTAGTCAAGGGTATTTCGGTCAGGAATTATCCATTAAAACTTATGTTACAAAAATTGGAACCAAAAGCTTTCAGTTAGAGCACGATCTAATCGCTGTCCAGACGAATGAGCTAATCGCACGGGGGAATGCGATTATGGTTTTTTTTGATTTTGAAAAACAAAAAAGTGAATCAATACCTGAAATGGTAAAAGAAGAATTAAGAAACCATTTAGTTCATTCTTAA
- a CDS encoding TetR/AcrR family transcriptional regulator, which produces MKERITEHSIRLFEKKGFSETSIQDIVDSLGVTKGTFYYYFSSKEELLMDIHLGYIDELLVLQERIFKDALKTCKEKLFEIVFVLLSDIKTRGPAAKIFFRELKNLNEERSVLINSKRDQFRLNIEELIKGGMENGEFRSELNASIITFGILGITNWSYQWFNPDGICTDREVAEIFVEMILKGIQEN; this is translated from the coding sequence ATGAAGGAAAGGATAACGGAACATAGCATCCGCTTATTTGAAAAAAAAGGATTTAGCGAAACATCTATTCAAGATATTGTTGACTCTCTCGGAGTAACCAAAGGTACATTTTATTATTACTTTTCAAGTAAAGAAGAATTATTAATGGATATTCATTTAGGCTACATCGATGAATTACTTGTTCTTCAAGAGCGAATTTTTAAAGATGCATTAAAAACCTGTAAAGAAAAACTATTTGAAATTGTTTTTGTGCTCCTTTCGGATATAAAAACCCGTGGTCCTGCAGCTAAAATATTTTTTAGGGAATTGAAGAATTTAAATGAGGAACGGTCAGTCCTCATTAATTCAAAGCGTGACCAGTTTCGATTAAACATAGAGGAATTGATCAAGGGAGGAATGGAAAATGGTGAATTTCGTTCTGAATTAAATGCCTCAATTATCACTTTTGGAATTTTAGGAATAACAAATTGGAGTTACCAATGGTTTAATCCAGACGGAATCTGTACTGATCGTGAAGTAGCAGAGATTTTTGTCGAAATGATTTTAAAGGGGATTCAAGAAAATTGA